The nucleotide sequence TAACTCAGATTAAAGATGCAAAGGAGTTGAAACAAAATACCTACGAGATTGCTGCAGCATGGCTTGCGTGCGGACTGGACACGGAAAAAACCTTTTTCTACAGGCAAAGCGATATCCCGGAAACCTGCGAGTTATCCTGGCATCTTTCCTGCTTTTTTCCTTACCAAAGGTTGACTTTAGCGCATTCGTTCAAAGATAAAGCAGACCGTCTGCAGGATGTGAACGCCGGATTGTTTACGTATCCGATTCTGATGGCTGCCGACATTTTACTTTATGATGCGGAGATTGTTCCGGTGGGCAAAGACCAGCTTCAACATCTGGAAATTGCAAGAGATGTGGCTTCAAGATTCAATAACCAAATGGGCGAAGTTTTTGTTTTGCCAAAAGCAGAACTGGAAGAAAACACCAAATACGTTCCCGGAATAGACGGCCAGAAAATGTCAAAGTCCAGAGGCAACATTATCAATATTTTTCTTCCGGAGAAAGATCTAAAAA is from Epilithonimonas vandammei and encodes:
- the trpS gene encoding tryptophan--tRNA ligase; the protein is MSRILTGIQATGTPHLGNLLGAIIPAIELSKKAENESFLFIANLHSLTQIKDAKELKQNTYEIAAAWLACGLDTEKTFFYRQSDIPETCELSWHLSCFFPYQRLTLAHSFKDKADRLQDVNAGLFTYPILMAADILLYDAEIVPVGKDQLQHLEIARDVASRFNNQMGEVFVLPKAELEENTKYVPGIDGQKMSKSRGNIINIFLPEKDLKKQVMSIETDSTPLEEPKNPDTDKVFAIYQLIATPEQTEELRAKYLAGNYGYGHAKKELLELILTKFAKERETFTYYMNNLDELEAKLQEGAEKTRVIANQTIKRVRESLGI